The Mesorhizobium sp. B2-8-5 genome segment GATCTCGGCCTTCTTCTTCTCGACCAGGTCCTTCACCTCTGCCGGCAGCGTCTTGTCGAACTTGTGGAAGGGCGCCAGATACGAGCCGCCCTTGGCCATGCGCGAGAAATCGCCATAGTCCTGCGCGGTGAAGACGCCGGCCTTGACCAGCTTGATCGCTTGCTCGACCGTCGGGTACATGTCCCAGACCGGGCCGGTGATGACCGTATCGGGCCCGAGGCTCGACTGGTCGGACATGTTGGAGATGGCGAAAATCTTCTTCTCGACCGCCGCCTCGATGACGCCGAAGCGCTCGGCATAGATGACGTCGACGCCGGCATCGATCTGCGCCACGGCCGCTTCCTTGGCCTTGGGCGGATCGAAGAACGAACCGATGAAAGCGACCTTCTTCTTGACGTTCGGATTGACCTCCTTGGCGCCGGCGAAGAAGGCGTTGACCAGCCGGTTGACTTCCGGAATGCCCATCGCTGCGACCGCGCCAACCGTGCCCGACTTCGACATCTTTCCCGCGATCATGCCGGAGAGATAGGCCGGTTCGTGGATCCAGTTGTCGAAGACGCCGAAATTCGGCTCGGCGGGCCCAGCGCCCGAGCCGAACAGCCACGCCGTCTTCGGGAATTGTTTTGCCGTGCGGCGCGATTCACGCTCGGCGGCGAAAGCGTCGCCCAGCACCAGCTGGTAGCCGCCCTGCGCATATTCGCGCATCACGCGGCTGAAGTCGGCGGTCTGCACCTTTTCCGACCATTTGTATTCGATGCCCAGTTCCTTCTCGGCCTTCTGCAGGGCGACATGGATCTGATTATCCCACGGCTCCTCGATCGGCGTGGCGAAGATCGCCGCCACCTTCAGCTTCTTGTCCTTGGCGAAGGCCGCGCCGGGCAGCATGGTCGCCGCGAGGCCGAGCGCGCCGAGTTCCAGCACGTTGCGCCGCGACAAGCCGGCGCGTTGCGTCTTGCTACGTTCGTTTTCCATTGAAGTGCCCCTCTGTTCGACAGCCGTGTCGAGCCGGCCGTTCAAAAAAATGTCAGACGAGAGACTATGGAACGGTGGTTGAGATTTGTCCACATGGTCAAATTTGTTGTGCCGCCTCGCGTTCGTCATCCTCGGGTCTACGCTTCGCTTCGCCCTGGAATGACGAAGTTATGGGGCGTCGCCCGCACCTTCCCAAGCCCCCGTCTCGGCAAACTTTCTCAGCACCGGCGCCGGCTCGAAGATCGCCCTGCCGGTCCGCCCATGCCAATGCTCCAACCGCTCGACGATCTTCGCCGCGCCTTCAAGTCCGGCCCAGAACATCGGTCCGCCCTTGCCGATCGGGAAGCCGTAGCCGTTGACCCAGACGACATCGATATCGGACGCCCGCGCGGCGATGCCTTCCTCGAGGATCTTCGCGCCTTCGTTGACCAGCGGGTAAAGCGTGCGCTCGATGATCTCGTCGGCGCCGATCTGGCGCCGCGCTATGCTCAGTTCTTCCGCCTTGGCGCGGATCAACGCCTCGACCTCCGGATCGGCAACCGGCTCCCGCGCGCCGCTCTCATAGCGGTACCAGCCACGCCCGGTCTTCTGGCCGAAATGGCTCTGCTCGCACAGCGTATCGGCGATCACCGCCGTCTGGCCGCGCGCCTTGCGGTTGCGCCAGCCGATGTCGAGGCCGGCGATGTCGCCCATCTGGAACGGCCCCATCGGCCAGCCGAAATCGGTGAACGCCTTGTCGACCTGAGCGGGCGTTGCACCTTCGAGCAACAGCGCTTCGTTCTCCGCGCCGCGCGCGGCCAGCATGCGGTTGCCGACAAAACCATGGCAGACGCCGACGACCACCGCCACCTTGCCGATGCGCCGGGCGAGATCGGTGACCGTCGCCAGCACGTCGGGCGCGGTCTTTTCGGCCCGCACGATCTCCAGGAGCTTCATGACGTTTGCCGGCGAAAAGAAATGCATGCCGAGCATGTCCCCTGGACGCGAGGTCGAGGCGGCGATTTCGTTCACGTCGAGATAGGAGGTGTTGGTGGCGAGGATGGCGCCGGGCCTGGCGATGGCGTCAAGCCTGCCGAACACCTCCTTCTTCACCGCCATATCCTCGAACACGGCCTCGATGATCAGATCGCAATGGGCAAGGTCGGCATAGTCGGTGCTGCCCTTGAACAGTCCGAGTCGCTTCTGCTTGGCCTCGTCCGTCAACGAGCCGCGGCTGACCGAAACGGCATAGTTCTTGTCGATCGTCGCCAGCCCGCGCCGCAGCGCTTCCTCGCTGGTCTCGACCAAAGTCACCGGAAGACCGCCATTGGCGAAAGCCATGGCAATTCCGCCGCCCATGGTGCCGGCGCCGATAATGCCGACGCGTTCGATCCGGCGCTTCCGCAGATCCTTGCCGGGAATCTTGGCCGCCTCGCGCTCGGCGAAGAACAGATGCCGCTGCGCCCGCGACTGGTCGCCGGAAACGAGTTTCAGGAATAGTTGCCGCTCGGCCGCAAGCGCCTCGTCGAACGGCAAGGTGATCGCGTTGCGCACGGCTTCGGCGCAGGCAAGCGGCGCTTCAAGCCCGCGGGCCTTCCTGGCCAGTTCCGCCCTCTGGGCGTCGAAGGCGGCGAGATCGGTCCCGGCAAGGCGGTCGTTGCGGTCGCGCACCGGTGTGAACGGGCCGCCCCACTCGACCATTTCGCCGGCGAAACGAATGGCCTGAACAATCAGATCGCCATCGAAAGCCGCATCCACCAATCCGGTGGCCTTGGCTTCGTCGGCCGAAACCGGCGTTCCGGAAACGATCATGCCAAGCGCTTTCACAGCACCCACAAGTCGTGGGAGTCGTACGGTGCCGCCGCCGCCCGGCAAAAGGCCGAGCTTCACTTCGGGCAGGCCGAGCTTGGCGCCCTTGTCGGCGACGCGGAAATGGCAGCCCAATGCCAGTTCCAGCCCGCCGCCGAGCGCGGTGCCGTGGATCGCAGCGACCGTCGGCTTGGGGATGGTTTCAAGCAAGGCGATGATGGCGCGTAGTTCCGGCTGCTGGACCGGCTTGCCGAATTCGGTGATGTCGGCGCCGGCGACAAAGGTGCGCCCGGCGCAGGCGATGACGATCGCGCTTGCGGCGGGATCGTCGCGCAAAGCGGCGAGTGCCTCGTGGAGCGGCTTGCGGACGTGAAAGCTCAGCGCATTGACCGGCGGGTTGTCGATGGTGACCACCGCCACGCCGTTTTCGTTCGCGACGCTGACAAAACTGGACAAGCGGAACCTCCCGAGGCCGGCTGCAATCGCGCAAGGGTTTACTAGGCAGCGACCCGAATGGAAACCCGATGCAGCGCTGGCCTAACGCTTGACCGTTTAACGTCGACTTGCTGCCTCGGCGGCCAGATTCTCTGAAAATTCCGCCTCGGCGCCGCGGCCGCCGCGCCAGGAGGCGATGGCGGCGACCAGATAGAGGACCGCCGAGAAGGTGAAGGCGAAGACCAGCCCGTGCTTGAACGGCCCCGACATCAGCTCGGGGAAGAACTGATTGCCGGTCAGTGTCGCGGCGTTGGCCGGCGGCAAAGCGTGGAGCACGTCGGCCGGGATCAGTTCGCCCATCGGGTTGTAGCCGAGGAAGGCGGCGAACAGGCTGGCGACCGGCGGCATGTTGGCGACCTGGTGCGCGATCGCCTCCGGCACATGTTGCGCCAAAAGGCCGGCTTCCATCGTCGCCGGCAGGCTGGCAGCGAGGCCGGCCAGCATCAGACTGAAGAACAGGCCGATCGACAGCACCTGCCCGGCATTGGTCGTGGTGGCGCGCATGCCCGATGCCTGGCCGCGCTCGCGCGCCGGCACCGAATTCATGATCTGCGTCGAGTTCGGCGCCACGAAAAGGCCGGAGCCGAGGCCATTGAGGAAGAGCAGGCCGGCAAAGGCGGTGTAGGAGAAGTCGGCGGGCAGCAGCATCAGTGCGACGAAGCTGGCCGCGCCCGCGACCATGCCGCCAACGGCGAAAGGCACGCCGCCGATGCGGTCGGAGAAATAGCCCGAGATCGGCCCGGCGATCAGGAAGCCGATTGTGAGCGGCAGCATGAAAATCGCCGACCAAAGCGGGGTCTGCTCGAAGGAATAGCCGTGCAGCGGCAGCCAGATGCCCTGCAGCCAGACGATCAGCATGAATTGCAGGCCGCCGCGCGCGATGCCCGACGCAAGATTGGCGACGTTGCCATAGGCGAAGCCCGGAATGCGGAACAGCGACAGGTCGAGCATCGGCTTGGCGACACGGCTCTCGATGACGACGAAAGCGATCAGCGAAGCGATGCCGACGGCAAAGAGCGTCAGCACTTTCGGGTTGGTCCAGGCCATCACCTGGTCGCCATAGGGCTGCAGGCCATAGGTGATGGCGGTGAGGATCATGACCAGGCCGAGGCCGAAGCTGATATTGCCGAGCCAATCGATTGTGTGGCTGGAGCGGTTCGGCGCGTCGTGCAGCTTGAGATAGGCCCAGATGGTGCCGACAAGCCCGAACGGCACGTTGATCCAGAACACCAGCCGCCAGTCGGTGTCGGCGAGCAGTCCGCCGATCAAAAGGCCGATGAACTGGCCGCCGATCGCCGCCACGACATTGATGCCGAGCGCGAAGCCGCGTTCGTTCTCGGGGAAGGCGTCGGTGAGCAGCGCCGTGGAATTGGCCATGATCAGCGCGCCGCCGATGCCCTGGACGATGCGGACGCCGATCAGATACATGGCGGCGAAATCGCCTTGTCCCGGCAGAAGGCTGAGCGCGATGGAGGCGGCGGTGAAGATGGCGAAACCGAGATTGTACATCTTCGCCCGGCCGAACTGATCGCCCAGCCGGCCGAAGGCGACGACCAGCACGGCGGTGGCGATCATGTAGCCGATGATCGCCCAGAGCAGGTAATTGATGTTGCCGGGGTCGAGCGCCTTGAGGCCGATGCCGCGAAACACCGCCGGCAGGCTTATCAAAAGGATCGAACCGTTGATGGCTGCGGCCAGCATGCCGAGCGTGGTGTTGCTCAGAACCATCCATTTGTGGCTCTGTGGGCGGTCCTGTCTTGCGATGGTCATGGCGTTCAGATCCGGCGCTGCTGGCGCGTCGAGGGCCGGCAGGCTATATATGAGGATAGTCTCAGGTTTGGAATATGAGGATGGCCTCGGAAAAATCAAGCGTAACTGTGCCGCAGCCGCGCGCGCCGCAGCAAAAAAGAGGCCGTGACCGTGTCGCCGCGCTGATGGCGGCGGCCTCGGAGCTGTTCGTCGAGAAGGGTTTCGACGCAACGACCATGACCGAGATCGCCGCCAAGGCGGGCGCCGCCATCGGCACGCTCTATCTGTTCTTCCCGACCAAGCAGGCGGTGGCGCAGGCGATCCTGGCCCAGAACGCCGAGGCGCTTTCGGCCGAGCTCGATGACCTGCGCGACCGGACGCAGGGGATGAGCGCGGCGGCGATCGCCGACCGGCTGTTCGCGCGGCTCGGTACCTTCATGGCCGGACATCCGGCCTATTCGGCGCTGCTCGACCTGCCGGGCGACGACGGCTGGCGGCGCGCCATGCGAGGGCACCGTCGCAGCCAGATCGCGACGCTGTTCGCCGCGGCCGATCCGCCGCTGCCGACAGGACAGGCCGAAAGGCTGGCGGTGATCGTGCCGCAGCTGATGCGCATTCCGCTGACGCTGATCGGCGAGAAGCGGCTGCGCGACGGCGTGCTGGAGGAATTGCGGCTGATGCTGAGCCGGCATCTGGAGGCCGGGGAAGGCTGACCAAGCCCGGTCGCGGTTAGTTGTCCACCCGGCCGAACGCGGGCACGTCGCCGATCACTTCGCGCTTGTCCTTGCGGCAGGCGAAGGTCTTCGCCTTGTCGTCGGCGAGCTTGCGCGCCTGGTCGTTGGCCTGCGGGTTGCCGGTGGCTAGAACCAGGCCGACGGTGCAGCCCTGATGCTCTTCCGGTTGCGCCACCTTGGCGACGACCAGCACATCGGTCGATTTCTTCTCGTCCTGCGGGTCGCTGATCGAGCGGCGGTGGATGGCGGCGAAGGGAATGGCGACATCGCCATTGGTTTCGATGCGCCACTCGACCTTCGGGCCCGAGCCGTTGAAGGCGGTGAAGCTCTCCCAGACCGCGGTCATGTCGTCGGATGGAAAGCCGTAATAGAGAGACTCTCGCGCGTCGTCGTAGCCGACCAGCACCGGGTAGCCGCGATAGCCCGAGCAGACCAGGCTCGCCCAGTCGCCGTCGCCTTCCGCGGCCTGGGCATAGGTCACGCAGTCCTTCTTCCAGTCGAGATCGGTGTAGGCGCTGGAGATCTCGCCGACCTGGGCCGTTTGGCAGAAACCGGCGAGGGCAAGCGGGATGAGAAGAGCACGCATGGCTGACAACTCCGTTCGAGTTGCCGAAAGCGTAGCTTCAATTGCTATTTCTTCAAGCTGGCTTCGATCAGGAGGTCGGCGTTGCGGGCGACGGCGGCCGCCGGTCCGCCCAGGCCAAACAGCTGGCCGCTGATATAGGCGCCCTCGATGAGGAGCAGCAGGCCGTCGCCCAGCGTATCGGAATCGGGCGCGCCCATCGCGGCCGCCATGGCGCGCAGGCGCCGGCGCAACTCCTGCTTGTTGTTCTCGCTGACGACACGCGCAGGATGGCCATGTTCCGGATATTCGACCGCCGCGTTGGTCATGCCGCAGCCGCGATAATCCGGCTTTTGCGTGCGTTTGCCGACCCGGGTCAGGAAAGCGATGATCTGCGCGCGCGGATTGCCTGGATGCGCGTCGACGGCCTCGTCGAAGCGCTCCCAGAATTCCAGGTCGTATTTGCGCAGATAGGAGGCGGCAAGCTCGTCCTTGGACGGGAAGCTGCGGTAGAGGCTCGGCTTGGTGACGCCGGCGCGCTTGACGATCTCGTCGACGCCGATCGCCCGGATGCCCTCGCGATAAAACAGGTCGCGCGCAACGTCCAGGATCTTGTCCGCCGCCCTGGGAGCAGGGGCATCGCTCAACGACCCTTCAATTTTATTGTCCGATGGCATGCAAACAACTCGCTTGACAATGTTACTGACCGGTACGTATGTATGGCTTCATCCCATTGCAACGTACCGGTCAGTAACATGATAGCCCAGTCCCGCCCGTTTGGCCAGCGCTACGCATTCGTCGTCGTTGCCGTCATCTTCTTCTGCCTTTTGATCGCGGCCGGGCTTCGCTCCGCGCCCTCGGTGATGATGGTGCCGCTGGAAGAAAGCTTCGGCTGGCGCCGTGACGTGACCTCCTGGGCCGCCAGCGTCGGCATCCTGCTCTACGGCCTGACCGGGCCGTTCGCCGCGGCGCTGATGGAGCGCATTGGGCTGCGCCGCACGCTGCTCGGCGCGCTAGTGGTGATGTCCGGATCGACCGCGCTCAGCCTGTTGATGACTGAGCCCTGGCATCTTTTCCTCACCTGGGGCGTGTTTTCCGGCATCGGTTCGGGCGCGGTGGCGAGCGTGCTGGGCGCCACCATCGTCAACCGCTGGTTCAAGACCAATCGCGGCCTGATGATGGGGCTGATGTCGGCCTCCAGCGCTACCGGCATGCTTATCTTCCTTCCGGTGATCGCCTCGCTGGCGCAGAGCGGCGGCTGGAAGCCGGTGGCGATCGCCGTGGCGATCGCGACGGCGGCCCTGATCCCGTTCGTCCTGCTGCTGGTGCCCGAGCGCCCCGCCTCGATCGGCCAGGTGCGCTACGGCGCCGATGCCGACGACGTGCCGCCGGTGTCGCCCGCATCGCAGGGCAATTTCCTTGCGCATACGCTGAACACGCTGCGCCGGGCTGCCGGCACGCGGGTGTTCTGGTATCTGTTCGCCACCTTCTTCGTTTGCGGCTTCACCACCAACGGCCTCGTCGGCACGCATCTCATCGCCTTCTGCGGCGATATGGGCATCGGCGAGGTGCAGGCTGCCGGACTGCTGTCGATGATGGGCATTTTCGACCTGATCGGCACCACGCTGTCCGGCTGGCTCACCGACCGCTTCGATCCGCGCAAGCTCCTCGGCGTCTATTACGCGGTGCGCGGCCTGTCGCTGATCTACCTGCCTTATTCAGGCTTCTCGGCGACCAGCCTGGTCATCTTCGCCGTGCTCTACGGGCTCGACTGGATCGCCACCGTGCCGCCGACGCTGAGGCTTGCCAACGAGGCGTTCGGCGATCGCAGCGGACCGATCGTGTTCGGCTGGATCGTCGCCGGCCACCAGGTGGGCGCCGCGGCGGCCGCCGCCTTCGGCGGCACGATGCGCGAGCTGCAGGGCAATTACGAGCTGGCGTTCCTGATTGCCGGGATGACCGGGATCGCGGCGGCCTGCATCTCGTTGCTGATCAACACCGACAGGCCGGCTTTCGAGCCGGAGGCGCAGGCGGCTTGAGGCATGTCGATATTCGGGTGAGGCCGGCCTGCAAACAGCAGTCTCCTACGCTTCCGGTGCTCACGCACTTTGAGTACGCTCCGCTCCGGTTCTCGGAGACCGCCGTTTTCGGCTCGTCCTGACCCGAATATCGACACGGCTCCCGGCGCAGGTTTCCCGTTCTCCACAAAGGGAGACGGGGAAAGATGAACTGTTATCAAAACTTCATGGTTCCGAAATGCGCCTGAAACATTGAGGCGAGAGCTTGGCGGTCCCGTTCAACGCCATCCGGAGACAGCCATGAACAAGCTTTCGTTGACCCGCCGCGCTTTCGTCACCTCGGCCAGCGCCTTCGGCCTTGTCGGCGCCTCCGGTCTCGCGCTGCCATATTATTCCCGCGCCAGCCAGCGCCCGGCCTTCACGCATGGCGTCCAGTCCGGTGACGTCGACGCCACCTCCGGCATGGTGTGGACCCGCACCGACCGTCCGGCGCGCGTCATGTATGAGGTGTCGACGACCGAAAGCTTCGCCAATGCGACCCGGCTCGCGCCGCTCGACACCTCGCCGGCCAGCGACTACACGGTGAAGCGGCTGCTCACCGACCTCGCCTCGGACCAGGATATCTTCTACCGCATGGTGGCCGCCGATCTCTCCGA includes the following:
- a CDS encoding BMP family protein, whose product is MENERSKTQRAGLSRRNVLELGALGLAATMLPGAAFAKDKKLKVAAIFATPIEEPWDNQIHVALQKAEKELGIEYKWSEKVQTADFSRVMREYAQGGYQLVLGDAFAAERESRRTAKQFPKTAWLFGSGAGPAEPNFGVFDNWIHEPAYLSGMIAGKMSKSGTVGAVAAMGIPEVNRLVNAFFAGAKEVNPNVKKKVAFIGSFFDPPKAKEAAVAQIDAGVDVIYAERFGVIEAAVEKKIFAISNMSDQSSLGPDTVITGPVWDMYPTVEQAIKLVKAGVFTAQDYGDFSRMAKGGSYLAPFHKFDKTLPAEVKDLVEKKKAEILEGNFRVDVDENTPVSD
- a CDS encoding 3-hydroxyacyl-CoA dehydrogenase NAD-binding domain-containing protein, with translation MSSFVSVANENGVAVVTIDNPPVNALSFHVRKPLHEALAALRDDPAASAIVIACAGRTFVAGADITEFGKPVQQPELRAIIALLETIPKPTVAAIHGTALGGGLELALGCHFRVADKGAKLGLPEVKLGLLPGGGGTVRLPRLVGAVKALGMIVSGTPVSADEAKATGLVDAAFDGDLIVQAIRFAGEMVEWGGPFTPVRDRNDRLAGTDLAAFDAQRAELARKARGLEAPLACAEAVRNAITLPFDEALAAERQLFLKLVSGDQSRAQRHLFFAEREAAKIPGKDLRKRRIERVGIIGAGTMGGGIAMAFANGGLPVTLVETSEEALRRGLATIDKNYAVSVSRGSLTDEAKQKRLGLFKGSTDYADLAHCDLIIEAVFEDMAVKKEVFGRLDAIARPGAILATNTSYLDVNEIAASTSRPGDMLGMHFFSPANVMKLLEIVRAEKTAPDVLATVTDLARRIGKVAVVVGVCHGFVGNRMLAARGAENEALLLEGATPAQVDKAFTDFGWPMGPFQMGDIAGLDIGWRNRKARGQTAVIADTLCEQSHFGQKTGRGWYRYESGAREPVADPEVEALIRAKAEELSIARRQIGADEIIERTLYPLVNEGAKILEEGIAARASDIDVVWVNGYGFPIGKGGPMFWAGLEGAAKIVERLEHWHGRTGRAIFEPAPVLRKFAETGAWEGAGDAP
- a CDS encoding MFS transporter, which encodes MTIARQDRPQSHKWMVLSNTTLGMLAAAINGSILLISLPAVFRGIGLKALDPGNINYLLWAIIGYMIATAVLVVAFGRLGDQFGRAKMYNLGFAIFTAASIALSLLPGQGDFAAMYLIGVRIVQGIGGALIMANSTALLTDAFPENERGFALGINVVAAIGGQFIGLLIGGLLADTDWRLVFWINVPFGLVGTIWAYLKLHDAPNRSSHTIDWLGNISFGLGLVMILTAITYGLQPYGDQVMAWTNPKVLTLFAVGIASLIAFVVIESRVAKPMLDLSLFRIPGFAYGNVANLASGIARGGLQFMLIVWLQGIWLPLHGYSFEQTPLWSAIFMLPLTIGFLIAGPISGYFSDRIGGVPFAVGGMVAGAASFVALMLLPADFSYTAFAGLLFLNGLGSGLFVAPNSTQIMNSVPARERGQASGMRATTTNAGQVLSIGLFFSLMLAGLAASLPATMEAGLLAQHVPEAIAHQVANMPPVASLFAAFLGYNPMGELIPADVLHALPPANAATLTGNQFFPELMSGPFKHGLVFAFTFSAVLYLVAAIASWRGGRGAEAEFSENLAAEAASRR
- a CDS encoding TetR/AcrR family transcriptional regulator, yielding MASEKSSVTVPQPRAPQQKRGRDRVAALMAAASELFVEKGFDATTMTEIAAKAGAAIGTLYLFFPTKQAVAQAILAQNAEALSAELDDLRDRTQGMSAAAIADRLFARLGTFMAGHPAYSALLDLPGDDGWRRAMRGHRRSQIATLFAAADPPLPTGQAERLAVIVPQLMRIPLTLIGEKRLRDGVLEELRLMLSRHLEAGEG
- a CDS encoding TetR/AcrR family transcriptional regulator, which codes for MPSDNKIEGSLSDAPAPRAADKILDVARDLFYREGIRAIGVDEIVKRAGVTKPSLYRSFPSKDELAASYLRKYDLEFWERFDEAVDAHPGNPRAQIIAFLTRVGKRTQKPDYRGCGMTNAAVEYPEHGHPARVVSENNKQELRRRLRAMAAAMGAPDSDTLGDGLLLLIEGAYISGQLFGLGGPAAAVARNADLLIEASLKK
- a CDS encoding MFS transporter, which translates into the protein MIAQSRPFGQRYAFVVVAVIFFCLLIAAGLRSAPSVMMVPLEESFGWRRDVTSWAASVGILLYGLTGPFAAALMERIGLRRTLLGALVVMSGSTALSLLMTEPWHLFLTWGVFSGIGSGAVASVLGATIVNRWFKTNRGLMMGLMSASSATGMLIFLPVIASLAQSGGWKPVAIAVAIATAALIPFVLLLVPERPASIGQVRYGADADDVPPVSPASQGNFLAHTLNTLRRAAGTRVFWYLFATFFVCGFTTNGLVGTHLIAFCGDMGIGEVQAAGLLSMMGIFDLIGTTLSGWLTDRFDPRKLLGVYYAVRGLSLIYLPYSGFSATSLVIFAVLYGLDWIATVPPTLRLANEAFGDRSGPIVFGWIVAGHQVGAAAAAAFGGTMRELQGNYELAFLIAGMTGIAAACISLLINTDRPAFEPEAQAA